In one Umezawaea sp. Da 62-37 genomic region, the following are encoded:
- a CDS encoding response regulator transcription factor — translation MLLETEDGFEVVAEAADGAEAVAAAERHKPDIVVMDIRMPGTDGLEGTRLISEHPDLRDTKVLVLTTFDVDEYVFEALRGGASGFLLKDVEPVELLHALRVIAAGDALLAPSVTRRLIAEYASRPENRRLHPTALRELTGREREVLALVAGGLSNDEIAEHLVISPATARTHVSRTMTKIGARDRAQLVVLAYESGLVSPKRL, via the coding sequence TTGCTGCTGGAGACCGAGGACGGTTTCGAGGTCGTGGCGGAGGCCGCGGACGGGGCCGAGGCGGTCGCCGCTGCTGAACGGCACAAGCCGGACATCGTGGTCATGGACATCCGGATGCCGGGCACCGACGGGCTGGAGGGGACGCGGCTGATCTCGGAGCACCCCGACCTGCGGGACACGAAGGTGCTGGTGCTGACCACATTCGACGTGGACGAGTACGTGTTCGAGGCCCTGCGCGGCGGTGCCAGCGGGTTCCTGCTCAAGGACGTCGAGCCGGTGGAGCTGCTGCACGCGCTGCGCGTCATCGCCGCAGGTGATGCCCTGCTTGCACCGAGCGTGACGCGCAGGCTGATCGCGGAGTACGCCTCGCGGCCGGAGAACCGGCGCCTGCACCCCACCGCCCTGCGGGAACTGACCGGTCGGGAGCGGGAGGTCCTCGCCCTGGTGGCGGGCGGCCTGTCGAACGACGAGATCGCGGAACACCTGGTCATCAGCCCCGCGACGGCCCGGACGCACGTCAGCCGGACCATGACGAAAATCGGGGCGAGGGACCGCGCGCAGCTGGTGGTTCTCGCTTATGAATCGGGACTCGTAAGCCCGAAAAGATTATGA